The DNA region TGCCATCCTTGACGATCTGGGACTGACTGACTGTGCAAACACCAAGGTGGGACTCGCCAGCTTCTAGGCTCCAAAAACACATTACGTGGTCGTAGAAATATTTTCAAGGATCCACATTAAGTCCTGACAGCAGTTCAACAAACCACTCATCACAAGGAAAAAATGTTATGTTGTAACAGGTGACAAAAAAGTACAACAATGCtaaaaagataaaataaaataaagtgattttatgcatacaaaataaaaatcaaatcagAGATTTTAATTTAGGGGAAGCTCAGGTATGAAGGATGAATTTGATGACCAATTGGTTGTGTTTGCGTCATCCATAGTAGGATAACAAAACACTTTCTCTGCTGTTTAATTCAAATTTGATAATGaagaaatacataaaaatgataATGTTGGTGCTTACATGCAGATCGGAACCGAGTTCCTGCGCGGTGTCTCGGGCGGTGAGAGGAAGCGTTGTAGCATTGGAATGGAACTCATCACCTCGCCTTCTCTGCTCTTCCTGGACGAGCCCACCACGGGCCTGGACTCCAACACAGCCAACTGTATCATTGGCTTACTGCACAAGTACGGTACCACCACTCACATCATGAAGCAAGATACCATGCAGAAGATCTCTTTACCCACCCTCTTCTCGTGCCTCCAGACTGTCCAGGCGAGGCAAAACGGTCATCTTCTCCATCCACCAGCCTCGCTTCTCTATCTTCAGACGCTTTGACCACCTGACACTGATGCACAAAGGCGAGGTGGTATATGCGGGAGCAGCCCAAAGTACCCTCCAATACTTCACAGACCTCGGTATACACTACCATCACACTAACAGGTAtacatgtattttttgttgttacttTTAACATCAACACTTTGCTCCAGGTTATCAAATTGAGTCCTTTGACAACCCTGCTGACTTCTTCATGGACGTCACCAATGGAGAAGCCAAGTCAACCTTAGAGGAAATCAATACAAGTATGCAATTACAGTTTTCCCACAGTCTTTATTAAGAACAGGCGTATGTCATGGTCCTGCTTTATCTTGGCTTATAAACCTGTATTTTTATGCTTGCAGTGTGTTAAGATATGTTTCATTTGGTTATCACTCGATGGTAATGGTATTTTAAGGGTTAAGCTATAAACAATTTTTATCCTGGTGTTATTCCACACAAACAGTATAGTTTATTCATTCTATGCTTGCAAATGTTTTCCATTTTTCATATCACCTGGTGTTCTGCAATATACTGCAACTCGTACTTGCGCAAAGGTCTCACGAAGGGGATTCACAATAATGATTTTCCTGTCTGCTTGCTCAGCAtgaatttttttatatgtttagtaGAACTCAAAGATATTATGCTCTTGTACAAGAGATGGCGGGACATACTCATTTGAATTTCTGCCATCTAGTGAaagcacatatttttttctgatcTACTGTTATTTCACTggcaacaaatacaaataatattTCTGTTCATAAATAATCATTTTTGACCAATACTCCTACAGCTCAGTGATCGAGAAGGTTGAGAACTACCCTGTACTATCAGTCAATAAACAATCTTGTTCATGACGTATTATATGGTTTTCCTTTTTATCTACAACAGGTGAGCGCAAGAACCTCCTGGCAGTCAAGTATTATCAGTCACAGCTGGGTCAAAACATGCTACATGAGCTGGAGTCCATGAATCTTAGTGTCGGGGATGGGGTCAAAGCTCAGGAAGCAGCGGCTGAATACGCCACTTCCTTCCTCTACCAGGTCAGTCTTTCACTTTTGTATAGCCTTGGAATTCACATAAAACAACACCCCTGTAGTTGACAGTGGACCTCCTGTGTTTTTGGGCAGACCTTTTTTGCCAGTTTACTCATGACAGACATGTCTATCAAATCTTTATTGGCCAAAATTAGCTTTAAACGGCAACTTCAAACCACAACGGAAGACTTGCTGCTGGAAGCCTGAAAGTCATgaaacattttagggtttttcctCGATCAAATGTATATTTTAACCTGAATTAACAAAATTTCATGAGTCTTTTTTGAGTATTTTTAGCCCGTTTACTTGGCTTTGGCTGTGCGTCTGATGAACCCTGTTTATTACAGTCAttgcagtaacaaaactttattGTGTGTGTCTATGGttgtgtgtgcatgcgtgcGTGCCACAGATGCGAGTGGTGTGTGGTAGGACTGTTCTGAATACTCTGAGGAACCCGCAGACATCCTATGCTCAGCTGGCTCTCAACATTTTCTTTGCTATCCTTGTGGGCCTCATTTATTACCAAATGCCTTTAACCCTGCCCGAAGCCTTACAGAATAGGTACACTGCACATAAAACACATTAATTTTGTGTgtctttgattttaaaaaaaaggggggggggattttttttttttttttttttaaacagtaaatGTACACGGTACAGAAATCATGACTTTTTCATTTTTCGAGAAataatttttaatgaatttttgaTGTTCTTGCCATCCTCCTTGGGCAGGTTTGGCGCCTTTTTCTTTCTCATCATCAACATGGTTTTTGGGAATCTCTCCGCCGTGGAACTCTTCATCAATGAGAGGGCTATCTTCATGTGAGAAAACATTTCAAACATCTTAATTcaccttgttaaaaaaaaaaaaaaaaaaaaaaaaggattctcATTGTTGCTTATGGTAACTGTACAGCCACGAAAACTCCAGTGGCTACTACCGCACGTCTGTCTACTTCCTATCCAAGATCTTTGCCGACCTCATCCCCAACCGCATCATCCCCATCTTAATCTTTTCATCGATTGCCTACTACATGATGGGTAACACATACACTTGTCAATTTTAGAATCGTTCTCTCCCTTGAtttatatatgtactgtatatgtgtatacatatacaatgctggccaaaggaattggcacccctgcaattctgtcagataacgctcaatttctcccagaaaatgattgcaattataaataccttggtagtaatatattcatttattttgcttaaaatgaaaaagcacaaaagagaatgaaaacaaaaattaaatcattatcattttacaataactccaaaaatgggccggaccaaagtattggcaccctcagcctaatacttggtagcacaacctttagacaaaataactgcgaacaaccgcttccggtatccatcaatgggtTTCTTgccatgctctgctggaattttagaccattcttctttggccaactgctccaggtctctgagatttgaagggtgcctaatCTCcatactgccattttcagatctctccacaggtgttctatgagattcaggtctggactccttgctggccactttagaagtctcatgtgctttctctcaaacaattttctagtgctttttgaagtgtgttttgggtcattgtcctgctggaagattcatgacctctgagagagacccagctttctctcaCTGGGCCCTACACTATGCTgccaaatttgttggtagtattAAGacttcaagcagtccagtgacagaggaagcaaagcaaccccaaaacatcagggaacctccaccatgtttgactgcggggaccgtattcttttctttgaaggcatttcccccccctgtaaactctatgatgatgccttttcccaaaaagctctaacattcttccaaaacgtttttggctgtctcaggtaagttttggcaaactccagcctggctttttttatgtctctgtgtcagaagtggggtcttcctgggtatcctaccatagagtcccttttcattcagacgcccacAGATTGTATGGGTTAACACCAaggtacccttggactgcaggacaccttgaacttgtttggatgttagtcgaggttctttatccaacatccgtacaatctttcattgaaatctctcgtcaattttcctttcttgtccacatctagggaggttagccacagtgccatgggctttacacttattgaaggCACtgcacacaggaacattcaggtctttggagatggtcttgtagccttgagattgcccatgcttcctcacaattttgcctctcaagtcctcagacagttcttcgcTCTTCTTTCTtattgctcaatgtggtacacacaaggacacaggacagaggttgagtaaactttaatcccttttaactggctgcaaatgtgatttagttattgccaccacctgttatgtgccacaggtaagaaaCTGGTGCTGtttattacacaaattagagaagcatcacatgatttttcaaagggtgcaaatacttttgtccggccaatttttggagtttttgtgtaaaatgataataatttaaatttttttttttcattctcttttgtgttttttcattgcaagcaaaataaataaggatattattaccaaagcatttgtaattgcaatcattttctgggagaaactgagcattatctgacaaaattgcaggggtgccaatacttttggccagcactatacaaataaattgattTTAACAAGCTGATTTTGAAAGCTGAGACCTGAATGTGGAAAATatattgaataaaatttttagtgGGATAAAAAGTGGTAGGAGTTTCAGACCATACACGGGTTCTGTGTCCCAGAGATGAACGTGCTTTTGTCTAAAATATGCATATTAAGCCAAAAACAAAAGATCATTTGTAGATGCTGTCTGAAGCTGTGCAATGAATACTTAAGTGTATCACTTTATAGTCGAATGGGTACCAATGATCTGAAAAGgtaggaaaaaaatctattctccCACAAAGAAAGCCACATTACAGTTAGCAAATACACACAGTGACAAAGACTTTCATTTTTTGAGACATGTGGTCATGTTCCAAAATATTAGATGAAgttctacccccccccccctttatcaTTCTGGCATTGAGCAAATTGACCCGAATAGAAGACATGATGGGAAAAagtgtgtcttgtttagtataatgtactgtatgtaaacatCTGGTTTCAATTGTATGCAGGGCTGAAGTCGGCATTGACAGCCTTCCTGTGCTTTGCGCTGACCATGTCTATGGTCAGCCTAGCAGGGGTTAGCTTGGCCTTCCTGGTCTCAGCCAGCGTGTCGTCCTTCGCTATGGCTAACATCCTCATTGCACTACCCTTTGTCTTCATGATGGTTCGGTCATTGTTCTCCATTGCTCCTTGGTGGCATGTTAACTTTTTGCTTTTACAGGGTTTGTCCCTTTGTGCAGGTGTTTGGCGGTTACCTGGTCAACCTTAATGCCATGCTGAGCTGGCTCTCTTGGCTCAAATGGATCAGCATCTTCAGATATGGACTCAATGTAAGGATTTTCCCCACATAAGGCCTCCaatacatgttttatttacCCAATATACTAGTACATGCTCTGTTAAAATGTGAGGTGCCTAAACTTGCTCGACGCTAGATAGGTAGGTAGGCCGGTAGGTCAGTAGGTAGGTAGTTAGGTAAAAACATTATTTATCTCCCAAGGGAAAaattcagatgtccagcagtaaaCACATTCATTTGTGTATGTATACTCAAATGTGGATCCATGTCTGTTACATACGTAGTGTGAGTAATGAGAAATACAGTTTTTATGGGAAATGTTCGTGTGAACTGTCCATAGATTATCCTTTGAGGAGTAATAATTGAAATGCAAtgtctcttttttttctcttcaaggCTGCATTCATCAATGAgatgacaggacagtttttctaTGCCAACAACACCATGTGAGGAGAACCACAACTGTGTATAATTAGAACTGAACAACCGAAATTAATGATTAATGTGTGTCCTGCAGTGTCCCGGGTGAGTTGTTTCTCTTAAGCCAGGACATCGACTACTCCACATGGGGCTTCTGGCAGAACCAGGTTGCACTTCTAGGGATCATAGTGATCTGCATGGTCCTTGCATACATCCAGTTGCGTAGGATCAACCGATGGAAGTGATGCATTAGGTCccatgcaaatatttttttattttagcatcCCAAAAACCCCTTCAGTAAAACCTTGTaggaagtttgaaaaaacatacaAGATACCCATTAACACAAAATTGTGCTGGCATGTCATAATAACCGGACAAAGTACAAATAAGTCTTAAAGATGAAGCCTGAAATTAAACAGGCAGctaattttattaaagcaaCCATTTTTGGGGTTTATTTCATGGTATTTCAGGCTCTGTACTTATGTGTTACATCCTAAAAGTACTATTATAGTAGCTTGTACAATGTTATACTATAGTGGTtctaaaaaaacagagaaaaatcCCATCGGTGTCTCTTACATACTTGGCTGATAAAAATAAGTCTGGTTCTGAAAAGGGGACTCAGTATTCAGGCAGTGTTAGCCACCAACACCAGTTTTGTTTTTCCGACATGAATTTGATGGATGTGTTTGTCAAAATAGGATGCACAAATACTGCAAGTGTAAAGGACCAATGCCTGAATTGAACAGAAAGTCAGCAATTTTGGGTAAATTTAGACCTAATCCTAGGGAATTTGCGCCAACAAGTCCCAAACAGTAGCAGGTATAACAGTGGGATTGTCAAACCTaaattgcaaattttttttttgccttcatCTTCTGATCAgctttcattttattatttatttcatcttaAACCAATAGGCACCATATTATGTTATCGTATGTGTAAATGTGTAGTGGATGATCGTTTACTGTAATTTCTTGACCACACGTGTCTTAACATTTGACTGCACAGTGGATAATCCACCGTTTTAAGATCACACAGTTCAGGCACGAGGCAGGTGAGTGTGCAGTAATCCAGTGTCTAAGACTTTTTACAAAGCTACTTAGAGCGACGGAAGCCAAATTAGTTTCTCAACCGGCCACATACGATGGTCCAA from Corythoichthys intestinalis isolate RoL2023-P3 chromosome 8, ASM3026506v1, whole genome shotgun sequence includes:
- the abcg2b gene encoding broad substrate specificity ATP-binding cassette transporter ABCG2b, which encodes MTKGQQVVVDLENNFQKGGPTVTFSNLHYCVQESRCCRKKCPEKYILKDVSGIMRPGMNAIMGATGSGKTSLLDVIAGRKDPAGLRQGSVLVDGKTVTSELRLTSAYVVQDDILMGTLTVRENLLFSANLRLDPRRHSSADKCGRVDAILDDLGLTDCANTKIGTEFLRGVSGGERKRCSIGMELITSPSLLFLDEPTTGLDSNTANCIIGLLHKLSRRGKTVIFSIHQPRFSIFRRFDHLTLMHKGEVVYAGAAQSTLQYFTDLGYQIESFDNPADFFMDVTNGEAKSTLEEINTSERKNLLAVKYYQSQLGQNMLHELESMNLSVGDGVKAQEAAAEYATSFLYQMRVVCGRTVLNTLRNPQTSYAQLALNIFFAILVGLIYYQMPLTLPEALQNRFGAFFFLIINMVFGNLSAVELFINERAIFIHENSSGYYRTSVYFLSKIFADLIPNRIIPILIFSSIAYYMMGLKSALTAFLCFALTMSMVSLAGVSLAFLVSASVSSFAMANILIALPFVFMMVFGGYLVNLNAMLSWLSWLKWISIFRYGLNAAFINEMTGQFFYANNTIVPGELFLLSQDIDYSTWGFWQNQVALLGIIVICMVLAYIQLRRINRWK